GAAGTTGGCATTGAAGTCCGCATGGGCCCGCGCCTGGCTGGCATCGGGTTCGACCGTGTCGCAGGGCGCGCGCAAGGGGTGGGTGTCGATGCCTTGCGACATCGCCGCGTAGATCGCCGCGCCGCGCGCGCCGGTCTCGTCGTCGGCGCAGCGCTCCACCGGGTGCCCGAGCAGGCCCGCGAGCAGGCGCACCAGGCGCGTGTCGCTGGCGCCGCCACCGAGCACGGTGGAGGCCGACACCGGCAGCCCGCCGGCCGCCAGGCGCGCCGTATGGCGTGCATGCAGCGCCGCGACCGCATCGACCACGGCACGCGCCATGTCGCCGCGTGTGTGGTGGCTCTGAAGGCCGACAAAGCCGGCCGAGACGCCCGCACCGCCGTTCACGAAAGGCAGAAAGCGCAGTCCCCCGGCCCCGAACGGCACCGACATCGCCAGGTCGACCACGGCCCGCGCATCGGGCAGGCCGAGCACCCCGGCCAGCCAGGCGATATTGGCCATCGACGAGGGGCTGTTCTCCATGTACAGGCGCCGGTCGCCCGGCCCGAAATTCACGACGGCCACCACGTCGGGCTGGGGTTCCACCACCGGGCCGATGACGGCATTGACGCACCAGGTGCCCAGCACCGAGACGGCGCGGCCGCGCTCCTCGGCACGGATGGCGGTCATCGACGCCAGCAGGTCGATGGCGCCCATGGCCACCGGGATGCCCGCTGGCAGGCCGTGCGCCTCGGCCGCCGAAGTGTGCAGCGTGCCGATCACCTCGCCGCTGTCCACCAGCGGCCCGAAGGCCTTCGGTGAAAGATCGGCGACGCCCGAGGCCGCAAAGGCCAGCGGCGACCATGTGCCGGTGGCCACCGAGAGCAGGCCCGCCGTGCTGGCGTCGCTGGCGTCGGTGGCGATCTCGCCCGTGAGCAGAAAGCCCACGTAGTCCTTGGCGAACATGAGGCGTTGCAAGGCACCGCTGCGCACAGCGTCGCTGCCCAGCAACTCGGCCGCGATCACGGTGGGCTGGCCCGGCCAGGGCTGGCAGCCGACCTCGGCGCGCAGTTGCGGGCCATGGCTGCTTGCCAGGGACTCGGCCCGCGCGCCGGCGCGCTGGTCGGTCGAGGCCACGGCGCGGCCGCCGGCCAGTTCATTGCGGGCATCCAGCGCATACAGGCCCGCTCCATGCCCCGTGCAGCCGATGGCACGGACATCGGCCACGCGGTCGCCGAGCTGGTGCGCCACATCGCGCAGCACGGTGGACAGGGCCGAGCGGATCATGGATGCCCCCACTTCGCAGCCACCACCGGGCAGGCGGTCGTGCTGCAGGGGCATGCGGGACAGGGCGACGGTGCGGCCGCTCGCGGCCTCCAGGGCCAGGGCTTTGAGGCTGCTCGACCCGAGGTCGATGCCAATCAGTAGTTGGGTCTTCATGTCATAACAGCTTCCACCGAACCAGCCGGCATATCCAGTAGTGTTTCCCCTAACTACCTGGCGCTTCGATCCAAGATTACATTCTACCTGTCATAACAACTGTCGTGACACCAAGCACCCCATCACAGCCCTGGAGAAAGCAGCAATCACACGCTGCTCCGTTCAACAAGAGGAGACATCAATGAGGCGTAATTTCCTGAAGTCCGCAGCCGCCGCCGGTATCGGCCTGGCCGGCACCAGCGCGTTCGCGCAGCAACCTGCAGCAGCCCCCGCCGCCGCGGGTGGCCTGCGCGGCAACCCCAGCGACGTCTACGTGATGAACGTGATGGTCTCGGGCGTGGAGTACTGGTTTCCGGTCTACGAGATGATGAAGCAGCTGGGCCGCACGCTGGGTGTCCGCACCCGCTACACCGGCACCCCCGAGTACGACGTGAACAAGCAGCTGGCCTCGTTCGAGCAGGAGCTGGCACGCAAGCCCGCCGGCATCCTGCTGCACCCCATGAACCCCGACCCGTTCATCGAGCCCATCAACCGCGCAGCAGCCATGGGCATCCCGGTCGTCACCTTCGCGGCCGACTCGCCCAACTCCAAGCGCACCTCGTTCATCACCTCGGACAATGACCGCGAAGGCGCGCAGGCCGCCGACGCGATCGCCGCATCGCTAGGCGGCAAGGGCGAGTTCGCCGTGTTGGAAAACCCCGGCCAGGACAACCACGACCGCCGCATCGCCGCCTTCATCAACCGCATGAAGACCAAGCACCCGGGCATGAAGCTGGTGGGCCGCGCCGCGAGCAACCAGGACCCGAACAAGGCCTACCAGGCCGTGCAGAGCCTGGCGCAGGCCAACCCCAACCTGGGCGCCCTGTTCATGCCCGAGGCCAACTCGGCGCTCGGTGCGGCCCAGGCCAAGGTGGAGACCAAGAAGAACATCAAGGTGATGTGCTGCGACGTGAACGCCAAGATCCTGGACATGATCAAGTCCGGCGACGTGTTCGGCGCCATCAACCCCAACCAGGGCATGCAGGGCTACATGGGCATGATGATGCTGTTCCTGGCCAAAAACCCCGGCCTCATCGACCCGATGAATGACGCCAAGCGCAACGGCACCAACCCCATGGCCGTGCCCTTCCTGGACAACGGCCTGGCCGTGGTCAGCAAGGCCAACGCCGACGACTTCTACTGGGACAAGTACCTCGCGCGCCGCGGCACCAAGGGCATCAGCGAGTGAGCACCACCACCATGGGCGCCCCCCTGCTCGCGCTGCGCGGCATCTGCAAGCGCTTCGGCGCTTCGCATGCGCTCTCGGGCGTGGACTTCTCGCTGCAGGCGGGCGAGATCCACGCCCTGTGCGGCGAGAACGGCGCGGGCAAGTCCACGCTGATGAACATCATCGATGGCATCCACCAGCCGGACGCAGGCGAGATCCTGCTGGACGGCCGCGTGGTGGCCATCGATGGTCCGGCCCAGGCCATGCGCCTGGGTATCGGCCTGGTGCACCAGGAGATCGCCCTGTGCGCCGACGCCACCGTGGCCGAGAACATCTTCATGCCCGAGATCAATGCCGGCCGGCAGGCATGGATGGACTACGCCGATCTCAACGCGCGCGCCGCCAAGGTACTGCAGCGCCTGGGCCAGGACATCGACCCCGCCGCCTGCGTGGGGGACCTGCCCATCTGCAGCCAGCAGCTGATCGAGATCGCCAAGGCGCTCACGCTTGACTGCAAGGTGCTGATCCTGGACGAACCGACCGCCGCGCTCACCGACAACGAGTCGGCGGCCCTGTTCCGCGTGCTGCACGACCTCCGGGACCAGGGCATCGGCATCATCTACATCAGCCACCGCATGGCCGAGATCTTTGCGCACTGCACGCGCGTGACGGTGCTGCGCGATGGCCGCAACGTGCACTCGGGCCCGCTGGCCGAGCTCGATGCCGACGGCCTGGTGAGGCGCATGGTCGGGCGCGACCTGGGCAACTACTACCCGCCCAAGCAGCAGGATGCGGGCACCACGGCCCCCGTGCTGGAGGTGCAGGACCTGGCCGATGGCGAGCGCGTGCACGGCGTCTCGTTCACCGTGCGGCGTGGCGAGATCCTGGGCATCGCCGGGCTCATGGGCGCCGGGCGCAGCGAGCTGGCGCAGACCCTGTGCGGCCTGCGCCCCGCCAGCGGCGGCAGCGTGCGCCTCAACGGCAAGCAGCTTGCCATCCGCAAGTACAGCGACGCGCTGCGCGAAGGCATCGCCTACCTCAGCGAGGACCGCAAGGCCGCAGGCGTGTACCTGGACCTGCCGATCGCGCAGAACATCGCCTCCATGGCGCTGGCGCGCGTGAGCTCGCGCCTGGGCCTGCTGCAGCGTGCGACCGAGCACCGGCTGGCGCAGGAGCTGGGCGCACGCCTGAAGCTCAAGTCCGACGGCGTGCAGATCGAGGTGGCGAGCCTGTCGGGCGGCAACCAGCAGAAGGTGGCCATAGCCAAGCTGCTGGCCACCAACCCGTCGGTGCTGCTGATGGACGAGCCCACGCGCGGCGTGGACGTGGGCGCCAAGTCGGAGATCCACCACATCCTGCGCGACCTGGCCAGCCAGGGCGTGGGCGTGGTGGTCATCTCCTCGGAGCTGCCCGAGATCATCGGGCTGTGCGACCGGGCCCTGGTGATCCGCGATGGGCGCGTGGCGGGCGAGCTGCAAGGCAAGGACATGACGGAAGAGGCCCTGCTGCGGCTGGCCTCAGGACTGGAACGACAGCAAGAGGAAATGGCATGAATCACCCCGCACAATTGGACGCCGGCTCCGTCGCCGGCCTGCAGCCGCCGCGCGAGGCGCCCGGGGGGCCGGGCAAGCCCGGCGCCCCCAAGCTCACCAGCATGCGCGAGATGGGCCTTCTGGTCATCATCCTCGCGCTGTGCGTGGGCATGAGCTTCGCGTCGCCCTACTTCCTGACCTGGGACAACATCCGCGCCATGCTGCTGTCCTTCTCCATCGAGGGCATCGTGGTCGTGGGCATGACCATCCTGCTCATCGTGGGCGGCATCGACCTGTCGGTGGGCTCGGTGGTGTGCTTCGCGATGGTGGTCACGGGCAAGCTGTTCCTGATGGGGTTCGATCCCTGGACGGCCGGGCTCATCGCCATCGCCGCCAGCGCGCTCATCGGCGCCATGATCGGCGGCTGCGTGGTGCGCATCGGGCTCAACCACTTCATCGCCTCGCTGGCCTTCATGGTCATCGTGCGCGGCCTGTGCCTGGCGCTCACCCAGGGCACGCCCCAGTCGCTGTTCTCGCTGCCGGCCTCTTTCAAGTTCATCGGCCAGGGTACGCTGTTCGGCATCCCGGCGGTGATCCTGATCTTCCTTTTCATCGTGGTGGTCAGCGATTTCGTGCTGCGCCGCGCGAGCCTGATGCGCCGCGTGTTCTACACCGGCAGCAACGAGAAGGCGGCGCTGTACTCGGGCATCCGCGTGGGCCACGTGAAGTTCTGGGTGACGGTGCTGTGCGCCGCATCCGCCGGCCTGGCCGGGGTGATCTACACCGCGCGCTTCGGCGCGGCCACGCCCACCTTCGGCGTGGGCATGGAGCTCAACGTGATCGCCGCGGCCGTGATCGGCGGCGCCAGCCTGAAGGGCGGCTCGGGCACGGTGCTCGGTGCCGTGCTGGGCCTGGCCCTGCTCTCGGTGGTGACCAGCTCGCTGATCCTGCTGGACGTATCGCCGTACTGGCAGGACGTGATCAAGGGCCTGATCCTGCTGGCCGCCGTGACCATCGACCACCTCATGAACACCCGAAAGACCCAACGATGAATGCCGTGATGATGAACGCAGCGATGAAGACCACCACCCTGGGCCCGTCGGGCATCCAGTGCTCGGCCATCGGCCTCGGTACCTGGGCCATGGGCGGATGGATGTGGGGCGGCCAGGACAGTGCCGCCGCCACCGACGCCATAGCCGCCTCGCTCGACGCCGGGGTGACGCTGATCGACACCGCGCCGGCCTATGGCCTGGGCGCCTCCGAAAACATCGTTGGCGCCGCCCTCAAGGGCCGCCGCCATGAGGCGGTGATCGCCACCAAGTGCGGCCTGGTGTGGCACACGCAAAAGGGCACGCACTTCTTCGACGAAGACGGCCACCCCGTGTACCGCCACCTGGGCCGCGAATCGATCTTCCACGAGGCCGAGGAGAGCTTGAAACGCCTGCAGACCGACTACATCGACCTGTACATCACCCACTGGCAGGACGCCACCACGCCGGTCGAGGAGACCATGGACGCCCTGCTCACGCTCAAGCAGCAGGGCAAGATCCGCGCCATCGGTGTGAGCAACGCGAGCCCCGAGACGCTGGCCGAGTACCTGCAGTACGGTCCCGTGGACGCGGCGCAGGAGCGCTACAGCCTGATCGACCGCGAGATCGAGCAGACGCTGCTGCCCCTGTGCAGCCGCCATAACGTGGCCATGCTGGGCTACTCCTCGCTGGCGCTGGGCCTGCTCGCCGGCCCCATCGACCCGGCGCGCGAATTCACGGGCGACGACCAGCGCGCGAGCAACCCGCGTTTCAGCGCGGCCAACCGCGCCAGGCTCAAGGCCTTCTTCGACGAACTCGAACCAGTGCGCCGGCCACTGGGCTGCTCCTTCGGTCAGCTGATGATCGCCTGGACGCTGGCCAGCGGCAATGTATCGGTGGCGCTGTGCGGTGCACGCACGCGGGCACAGGCCACCGAGAACGCCACCGCCGGCGCGCTGGACCTGCCCGAGGAGGCCGTGTTGCGCATCGACACGGCCGCCGCCCGGCACCTGAAGGCGCTGGCCTGACGAACCTCTTCCCCCTTTTTCTTACTCCCACCAACCAAGGACCTCTTCGTATGTCGAAGGACAAGACCGCACGCCTGAACCGCCTGCTGACCCACGGGCGCTGCCTGGACATCGCCCTGGACCACGGCGTGTGCAACGAACCCTCGTTCCTCAACGGGCTGGAGGACATGCCCGGCGTGATGGACAAGCTCGTGGCCGCCGCGCCCGACGCCATCCAGCTCAACTACGGCCAGGCCGACCTGCTGCAGGACCGCCCGGGCCGCAGCAAGCCGGCGCTGGTGATGCGCATCGACATGGGCAACCCCTACAACGCCACCGCCCACCGCGTGATGTGGGCCGTGCTGCAGAACGAGCACGACCCGGTGCTGCCGGCCGTGCAGCGCGATGCCGCCTGCGTGGTGGTCAACCTGTTCATGCTGCCCAATGAACCCGACCTGTTTCGCCAGTGCGTGCAGAACATCGCGCGCGTGCGCGCCGACTGCGACCGCTACGGCATGCCGCTGATGATCGAGCCGCTGGTGATGCGCCCGCACAGCGAGCAAGGCGGCTACATGGTCGATGGCGACGCCGAGAAGATCGTGACCCTGGTGCGCCTGGCGCGCGAGATGGGCGCCGACATCGTGAAGGCCGACCCCACCACCGACCCCGCCGAATTCCACCGCGTGGTGCAGGCAGCGCGCTGCCCGGTGCTGGTGCGCGGCGGCGGCCGCGAAGACCTGCAGCAGGTGTTCGCGCGCTCGCGCGTGCTGCTGGACCAGGGGGCCGTGGGCATGGTCTACGGGCGCAACGTGTACCAGCACGCCAACCCGTCGGCGGTGGTCAGCGCACTGATGGCGATGATCCACCGCGGCGCGAGCGCATCCGAGGCCTGGGAGCTCTACACAGCGGCGTGAGATGAATCCCTGAAACCGGAGGGCCTGTGGTCGCCAGACGCCCACGGGCCCTTTTTTGTTGCCCCGGCGCAGGACGCGGAGTGTGCCGCCATGCGCCCGTCAACTGTTGCCAAAACTGGAACAGTTAGTTCGCGACCAGATGGTTTTTCTTTGGATACCCCAGGCGTACAGTTCATCCCATCGATGAGCCGAACCCGCAAGGCGACTCACCGAACCCGGTTCAGAAATGGTTTTTGTCCCGGTTTTTCTGAGACGCTTTTTTCTTCCTGAAGGATTTCATCATGAACAAGACCGCCCGCTTCCTCTCCATCGCCGCCGTGGCTGCTTTCGCTTCTTTCGGTGCCCAGGCCGACGAGGCCGATGCCTCGCAGTTCGCCACCAAGTTCGAGACGAACCGCACCCGCGCCGAAGTGGCCGCCGAAGCCGCCACCGTGGCCCAGACCCGCTCCATCGAGCCCGCAGGTTCGCGTGTGGTGACGTATCAATCCACCGCCGACCGCGCCGCCGTGCGTGCCCAGGCTGCTGAAGCCGTGCGCACCGGCCAGATCCCCGCTGGTGAAATCGGCGCGATGTAAAAGGCCACCGCCATGCGGTGCAGGCGCACCGCAGCCGCCACGCAAAAGGCCGGAGCCCCGTGAAGGGCTCCGGCCTTTTTGTCTTGCATGCCTGAAGGGTCAACCCGCCGC
The Acidovorax sp. A79 genome window above contains:
- a CDS encoding substrate-binding domain-containing protein, whose translation is MRRNFLKSAAAAGIGLAGTSAFAQQPAAAPAAAGGLRGNPSDVYVMNVMVSGVEYWFPVYEMMKQLGRTLGVRTRYTGTPEYDVNKQLASFEQELARKPAGILLHPMNPDPFIEPINRAAAMGIPVVTFAADSPNSKRTSFITSDNDREGAQAADAIAASLGGKGEFAVLENPGQDNHDRRIAAFINRMKTKHPGMKLVGRAASNQDPNKAYQAVQSLAQANPNLGALFMPEANSALGAAQAKVETKKNIKVMCCDVNAKILDMIKSGDVFGAINPNQGMQGYMGMMMLFLAKNPGLIDPMNDAKRNGTNPMAVPFLDNGLAVVSKANADDFYWDKYLARRGTKGISE
- a CDS encoding sugar ABC transporter ATP-binding protein; protein product: MGAPLLALRGICKRFGASHALSGVDFSLQAGEIHALCGENGAGKSTLMNIIDGIHQPDAGEILLDGRVVAIDGPAQAMRLGIGLVHQEIALCADATVAENIFMPEINAGRQAWMDYADLNARAAKVLQRLGQDIDPAACVGDLPICSQQLIEIAKALTLDCKVLILDEPTAALTDNESAALFRVLHDLRDQGIGIIYISHRMAEIFAHCTRVTVLRDGRNVHSGPLAELDADGLVRRMVGRDLGNYYPPKQQDAGTTAPVLEVQDLADGERVHGVSFTVRRGEILGIAGLMGAGRSELAQTLCGLRPASGGSVRLNGKQLAIRKYSDALREGIAYLSEDRKAAGVYLDLPIAQNIASMALARVSSRLGLLQRATEHRLAQELGARLKLKSDGVQIEVASLSGGNQQKVAIAKLLATNPSVLLMDEPTRGVDVGAKSEIHHILRDLASQGVGVVVISSELPEIIGLCDRALVIRDGRVAGELQGKDMTEEALLRLASGLERQQEEMA
- a CDS encoding ABC transporter permease — translated: MNHPAQLDAGSVAGLQPPREAPGGPGKPGAPKLTSMREMGLLVIILALCVGMSFASPYFLTWDNIRAMLLSFSIEGIVVVGMTILLIVGGIDLSVGSVVCFAMVVTGKLFLMGFDPWTAGLIAIAASALIGAMIGGCVVRIGLNHFIASLAFMVIVRGLCLALTQGTPQSLFSLPASFKFIGQGTLFGIPAVILIFLFIVVVSDFVLRRASLMRRVFYTGSNEKAALYSGIRVGHVKFWVTVLCAASAGLAGVIYTARFGAATPTFGVGMELNVIAAAVIGGASLKGGSGTVLGAVLGLALLSVVTSSLILLDVSPYWQDVIKGLILLAAVTIDHLMNTRKTQR
- a CDS encoding aldo/keto reductase, producing the protein MNAVMMNAAMKTTTLGPSGIQCSAIGLGTWAMGGWMWGGQDSAAATDAIAASLDAGVTLIDTAPAYGLGASENIVGAALKGRRHEAVIATKCGLVWHTQKGTHFFDEDGHPVYRHLGRESIFHEAEESLKRLQTDYIDLYITHWQDATTPVEETMDALLTLKQQGKIRAIGVSNASPETLAEYLQYGPVDAAQERYSLIDREIEQTLLPLCSRHNVAMLGYSSLALGLLAGPIDPAREFTGDDQRASNPRFSAANRARLKAFFDELEPVRRPLGCSFGQLMIAWTLASGNVSVALCGARTRAQATENATAGALDLPEEAVLRIDTAAARHLKALA
- a CDS encoding class I fructose-bisphosphate aldolase — its product is MSKDKTARLNRLLTHGRCLDIALDHGVCNEPSFLNGLEDMPGVMDKLVAAAPDAIQLNYGQADLLQDRPGRSKPALVMRIDMGNPYNATAHRVMWAVLQNEHDPVLPAVQRDAACVVVNLFMLPNEPDLFRQCVQNIARVRADCDRYGMPLMIEPLVMRPHSEQGGYMVDGDAEKIVTLVRLAREMGADIVKADPTTDPAEFHRVVQAARCPVLVRGGGREDLQQVFARSRVLLDQGAVGMVYGRNVYQHANPSAVVSALMAMIHRGASASEAWELYTAA
- a CDS encoding DUF4148 domain-containing protein translates to MNKTARFLSIAAVAAFASFGAQADEADASQFATKFETNRTRAEVAAEAATVAQTRSIEPAGSRVVTYQSTADRAAVRAQAAEAVRTGQIPAGEIGAM